The nucleotide window gtttgggaaccactgaagaGGATTCACAATTTATGCAAATGTAGGTATGATATCTGCTACATATTCTGGCAGATTAAGGGAATCCCCTTGATCAGAAAAAGGAGACAGGTAAACTATGCATCAGAGCACTCCACAGCTGTCATGACCTGCATAGATATCAGTATGATCATCATTTCTAGTTGTTCCCCCCCATCTATTACTTGTGATGCAGAATACCCTATCCTGTGATTGGTTCATGaatagtattttattaggatccccattagaagCTGCTaaatcagcagctactcttcctggggtccacacaaaacataaaacatgacataatacagaacatcaatagacaagaacagctcaatgaATGAATTACATGAATATAAAATAAGAATACACACTTTCATACACTTATGCCTTAACAGCCCATACAGCATATACTCCTAATCATCATCAATGTTGCCGGCAATACTGCAGCCACTCGTTTCTTTTCATACTTTGTAATCCTTTTCTCTATTGCTACAATTGCTTTCTTTAAACAGGCTCTGAAATCCTAATGTCACAGCaccaatgttctgtaaacaccagagaGAATACCACAACATCAGGAAGTCAAAGTGTTTCACACGATACAATAACCATCTGTGTCCTCGGTCCTTTCCTCTTACGTAAATATTATGAACATTCGAATCTAGCGACCCTCAACTTTGCACAAACAGCATAATGCTGAGTCATGTGTTTACAGCAGCACAGTAGCCTATGGTACCTTTTCCAGCTGCTTAGGAGGGTCCTCTGGAGCAACAGGTAAATCCCCAGTGTCTTTGGCCCTCTTGCACACACTCTGGTAAAGATTGATAGTGGCCATCTTGATTGTGCACAACAGAAGTGTCTTCTTGGCAGCTGTGTTCTGAATGTGGGCCCATCTTGATTCCTGTATATCAAGAGAGAAATGGTAATCATTTGATCAAACCGTCTTTGATTTCAGACTCTCTTAGTAACCTGGCTGGTTTCCCCAACACAGACTAAAACTAGGAGGTTCAGTGGTAGATCGCCATTCAGTTAGCTTGTATGTCCAGGACTAGCTTTATTCATCTGTGTCCGAGAAACTGTCCCTCAGAGATAAATCACCATAAAATACACATTATAAGGAGAGTGATCATCTCATGTCTCACCCAGATGATGCCCTCAGCGGGGGCCTTGTCCAGCTGGCTCTGTAGCTGGGCCAGAGTGTTGTAGTGCAGCAGGGTGTCGTTACTCTGCTCTGTGAAGGGGGGCAGCTGGGCTCGGGCTTTCTCTGTGCTGTCCTGGTTCTGCTGGGTAGTAGGCACCAGGTCTTCCCGGGTCAGCATCAACGTGTCGTAGCGAGACATCACCCGTCGGGCCTCCTGAAACTTAGAGAGAaaaaatcaacccctagcccatACGGCCTAAGCACTTGTATAGACCTAAGATCCTGTACCACTTTATCCAGGTAATGGGGGTAGATGGCATTCTTTTGCACTCGTTTCTCTAGACAGTCCCTCCGATGTGAGCTTTTGTATCCTCCTGTAGAGTGACCATGTCCACCTGCTTCTGATTAGTCATTTCCCTCTCTCGGCCGGCTTTCCTAACAGCTCAACATCGTTTCACCTCGTTGTCCTGAGTGAGATCATGGGTGAGTATAACAAGTTTATCTCTGAGTGAGGTCATGGAAGAGTATGACCAATTAATCTCTGAGTCTGACTGATGGGTAGAGTATATTGTTTAGGCTAAGAAGTGATGTTCAGAAGCTATGACAGTACCTTAAGAAAGTTGTCAAATTTCAGCAAATTTCTCTGAGCTCATCCTTGCGGATTCTCAGGGCTCTGAGAGTTGACTCAAAATCCTGAAACCCAAACAGATTGTAAAGTGAGActatcatacaggaggagggttGAGGATTGAGCCAAATTTCTTGAAATGTTTGAAATATGTTTCACCTCTCTTTGCAGTTTCATAGCTTTGTGGACCTCCATGTCCTCCCGCCTCTTCTGCAGGAGACTGGAGGAGGGAGCCAGCCTTCCTGTCAAAATGGTCAGTGGTGATTGACCATCTTATTCCTTAACATAAAATGATCATTAGCAGAATGCTCATGGTTTGTGTTTGAGTAGGTAGAGGAAAGTAATACATTCATGTAACAGATAGAAGCTGCTAACATTTTAGGAGAAAGTTCCTAAAATGTCTAGGTTAAATGTCACATTTTTACTCACAACAGGTAGTCTCGAAGGTTCtcgccaaaatatattttgaaatagTCGGACAAATTTACTGACACGTTTataatctactaataatatttTTCATATACTatatattaaatgtcaggaattgtttatAATCAACTAATAATATTtttcatatacattatattaaatgtcaggaattgtttatAATCAACTAATACTATTTTTCATATACAatatattaaatgtcaggaattgtgaaaaactgagttaaaatgtatttggctaaggtgtatgtaaacttccgacttcaactgtataattcaAGGCCTAATGTTTTTGTTTTGACAATTTCTGTGGGTAGCTTTACAAAGACAATGCAGTTCACAGAATTGAGTCATAATATAACAATGGTCTCATAGCAACTACaactattacaaataaaaacagaatgGAAAGAATAATGTACATaataaaatgtattgttttcTGGCAAGCTCCAGTAAAAGTTGTATAATTTCAACCGCCTAGCGAAGAACTATTGGCCATCAAGTTAGTATGCAAGAATGTTGAAATATACATTTATGGAGGCATAAAACATTAGGGTACAGACTATGGTCAGAGATTGGTAAGAAATATTTATTGTTTAATCTGGAATACAACGTTGTCACATTCTGATAGCATGAGCTTTTTCTTTTATAATTTCAATTATATGACAGGATCTCAGCGGGATCGAAGTTACTGATGTATTTCCACAGGATATTGTCCTTGAAGCAGGAAAGCAATTGATGAATGCAtattacacatacagtaccaatcaaaagtttggacacacctactcattccagggtttgatgaagacatcaaaactatgaaataacacatatggaatcatgtggtaaccaaaaaaagtgttaaacaaatcaaaatattttatattcttcaaagtagccaccctttgcctggatgacagctttgcacactcatagcattctctcaaccagcttcatgaggaatgcttttccaacagtcttggtggtcccacatatgctgaacacttgttggctgcttttcctttactctgcagttcaactcatcccaaaccatctcatttgggttgaggtcgggtgattgtggaggccaggttatctgatgcagaactccaaccctctccttcttggtcaaatagcccttacacagtctggaggtgtgttgggtcattgtcctgttgaaaaacaaatgatagtcccactaaacgcaaaccaaatgggatggcgtatcgctgcataatgctgtggtagccatgctggttaagtgtgccttgaattctaaataaatcactgacagtataaccagcaaagcatccccacacccccatgcttcacggtgggaaccacacatgcggagatcatccgttaacctactctgcgtctcacaaagacacagcggttggaactaaaaaatctcaaatttggactcatcagactaaagcacatatttccaccggtctaatgtccattgctcgtgtttcttggcacaagcaagtctcttcttattagtgtcatttagtagtggtttctttgcagcaattcaaccatgaaggcctgattcatgcagtctcctctgaacagttgatgttgagttgtCTGTTACATATagtctgtgaagcatttttttgggctgcaatttctgaggctggtaactcatcctctgcagcagaggtaactctgggtcttcctttcctgtggcggtcctcatgagtgccAGTTAACATAGTGCTTGCTGTTTTTTGtgctttaaagaatctcaaatataaaatctattttgatttgtttaacacttttttagttactacatgattccatgtgttatttcagttttgtagaaaatagtaaaaaaagaaaaaccctggaatgaggtggtgtgtctaaacttttgaatggtactgtatccatcctatatgtatatatatatattttttttttgggctgcaatttctgaggctggtaactcatcctctgcagcagaggtaactctgggtcttcctttcctgtggcggtcctcatgagtgccAGTTAACATAGAAGAGCTTTGTCAAAGCATGACAAGGGGTACGAACATGGCTGAATTGGTAGGATCCACAAGGAATTTCTCAATGACAAATAATATCCATCTGGTAtttaagttcaacatttgcagaAACTGGATAAAACAAATAAGCAttgaaaaaactaaaaatacaacACTGggaaaataaagatatatattttttaacatatTGATGTAACTGCTTTGAGAGAAAACAAAAGACtaacaacaaataaataaataagttaaTTTCTTACACCAGTCTCAAACACAGATTTGGACAATTGACAAGGGCAAGGTACCCAGAGGGCTCATGTCAAAATCCTGCAAAAACtttctaaaaaaataaaaataaataaaaatccccaACCCTGATTACAAGCGCACCTCTTCTTTACTTTCAGTTATGACATATTTGTGTATCAAAAACAATCAGACCCATGTTAACAAATTGCTAATTAATTTGTAATGATTGTATCAGATATTTAACAGAGTTTACATATTTTTGGAAATGCTTAAATGCACAACCCCAGTTGGGATTATAGACACAAAGGCAAACAAATGTATGGAAACAATGAGACATTTTTGCAGTAGAGGTTTAAAACACCATAATTATGACATAAGCACTAATTTCAAAGAATaggatggatcagagaatcatcaACACCTATCAGGACATAGCAGTGTAACCTTCTTACCAAatagacaaatgtcaaacaattgtttacaaggACAGCAAGCACGTAGTCATTGAGTGTGGAGAGTACAGTGGTTACTGGGGTTCAGCTCAGTGGTCAATATGATTGATGACTTGGTAAAGAACATTTACTTCCGAGCAACATTGTGAAATGTAGATCTGTAGAATGTGATGGGAAATCCAAAGAATGAAGATATTTACATTCTTTACAGTTATGCAATTTAAATAATTTTGCAGTAAAAACAGAACGATTCTGCACTACTACAAATATTGTAGGCCCAATTGTGTAAGTTGTCCTTACACCTCAACTATTTCACTGGAGGGAAAAAAATGAATCTTGTTCCAATTACTCAGACATAAATTTCACAATATATCATCAAACACAAATGAATCATGAAGTTGACGCAGTGTCTAGAATGCACTGAAAACCCAAAATGCATTATCATACGTGAGATAATGCAACTTAAGTCCCACTGTAGACAGAAGGCAGACTTTGGCAATGGTTCATTCTGATGTTTAGAAGAGGCAGACAGTCCAGAAATGAAGGATGTTTTATGCCTTACTTTAAGAGTCACTGGGGGAGGCCAGGTCACTCGGCTGGGGCTAGGATTTAAACACAGAATTGCACACTAGAACATCAGGCTTTTCTTTCCATCAATAAGACAGACCTGTCCTTAGAGAATACTTATGAGGATGCCCACATTAGAAGGGAAAGGGAGGATTTTGTCAGCTTGTCTTCAGAACTCCTCGTGAACATTCCGGGCATAGTCCATGAGCTTGCTGCCAGTGAAGTATTCGCTGTACTTGAGAATCTCCTCCAGCTCCAAGTTGTGGTTCTGGTTCTCGTCGGCCACAGCGATCATCTGCTTAGCCTCGTTCAGCGCATTGTACTCATTCATAGGGTCCATGTACTCCTGGAGAGTAGTGATGGCATGAGTGAAAGACAGGGAAAAAGGAAGGAAATGAGTCTAAAATGTTCATGGTATACTCTGCAACTATAAAATGACACTATCCTATACAAGGTCCTGCAGTGTACCCAGTGGAAAGAGTCCTCTGTGACATGATATTTGTTCCGTCTGTGTTTACATATATGCCTTTACGACCCATCATAAACCTAGCCTTTGTAGGGTTTTGTAGCTATGGGTTTTTCTAACGCACGACACCCACCTCTAGTTCCTCCATGGTCACGATGCCGTCATGGTTCCTGTCGATGACCTCCTCAaactccttcttcctctctcgtACCCAGTCATCGTCAATGTCCTGGGCCTGCTGGTTCTCCACGGTGCCCATGGGCAGGGAGATAAACTCAGACAGAGTCAGCTTCTTGTCACCGTCCTGGTCTTtaaaaacacaaaataaataTCAAACTCAAACAACAGATTAGATTGTAAAGCTTTTCATGATTGATCATGGGTCATCCACAATTTATGTATTTATTCTGTGTACTTTAAACAATTGTCATTTTCTTATTCAAATCATTGTTTTCACAAAACCTAGTTATGGCCTTATGCATACACACTAACTGAATTCAAATCATATGAGAAAGTACATACCGAGGTCACGAACGATCTCCTTGACCATGTATTTGAGCATGCCTTTGCTGTGCTCGGGATGCAGGAAGGAGAGAAACTCTTCCTCGTTCAGCAGCTGGTCGGCTGGGGGGTTATCAGCCTGAAACCAACGGTCCTTCAGACTCTCCAGCACCTCCTGGGCTGCAGGGATTCAAATAATAAGGTAATTTGATCATCCACTGAGACACATTCAATACAAGCATTATTGGCAGAGCAAAATGAAAAAGACTTATCGTGATCAGAACATTAAAACATTTGGAAAAGTAGGATATTGGTTTGGGGGtaggttattttattttttatactttttacccctttttgtctcccaatttcgtgatatccaattggtagttacagtcttgtcccgtcGCTGCatctcctgtacggactcgggagagaggcacgcgtcctccgaaacacgac belongs to Salvelinus alpinus chromosome 28, SLU_Salpinus.1, whole genome shotgun sequence and includes:
- the LOC139556841 gene encoding coiled-coil domain-containing protein 42-like, yielding MSRYDTLMLTREDLVPTTQQNQDSTEKARAQLPPFTEQSNDTLLHYNTLAQLQSQLDKAPAEGIIWESRWAHIQNTAAKKTLLLCTIKMATINLYQSVCKRAKDTGDLPVAPEDPPKQLEKVP